The stretch of DNA GCTTACGGTGTATCCGCTGGAAGCTCAGCCAACTTGGGCTTCAACTTGTTGTGGACGACAAAGATAGCAAATTTAGTTTTTGAGCGTAAAGCTTCCCGTTCGCTTTCAGGATAATTTAGCAACTCGGCTTCAACATCTTTCTGCAACTCAGAGAGTGCGTAACTACAATTCATTAGAAAGGCGAGGGGCAAAAGGAGGAGGGAATGAACTGACTGGAGGGTTTTGCGGGTATCGTCGACTTCATCCTGTAAGAAACCTTATTGAAGATGTTTATGGGGTTCAGAAAGATATTATGACATACGACAATCAAGTTGTTCTTTCCTATCAACATCTTTCCAGCATCAGCACCGCTGTATGGAGCAGCATTTAGTGATTAGTTTATCAACAGATAACGAGAATGTGTACATACAGCCATTGCGTGCGGATAACTTCGTTGCCCAACTGTTCCGCTGTAGCGCCTTCGACGGGCTCGTATAAAGACAGACCGATGGCCTGAATCTGGAGAGTCTTATTTGCTGTCTGCTCTCGCAAAAATGTACGCTAGagaaaatcaaaaacatCAGCAATCAACGAAACCAAGATCAAAAAAATTATTGCGCACCATAACACGGGCTGGGAAGAATCCTCTGTATAAAAATGACATCTTTAAGCCTGAGCTAAAATGAGCAACAAGGTGGCTTCCTCACCCTCCACCTAAAATGAAAATATCCGTCAGTGGAGATAAGGTTAGAACGCGTTCAGAACGTACCGATAGCAATTAGCAGATCAGGATTGAACTCTTTGGCAATTTGGGGAGTGACTTTACGGATGAGATTGTGGATGTCGTTGTACGTGACATGCCAGTATTTTATCTGGTCGGCCATGGCTAGGTGGTGATAGAAGATAAAAGGTAGATGGATGGAAAGATAACTTTACTTTGTGAAAGCTAgatcaaatttcaaaatatttggTTGCCCGTCTAGACATGTGACTGGCTACTTGTTGATCAAGACTTTGAAGCATGTCCGGTTAGATTCAAGTCTCCGTCTCGTTTTTGCGTTCTGTCCCCGGTTTACATTCTCCTCCGACAGAGCCATCGTCCAGCACAACCACTCCCAAGGCTATAGGCAGCCTTGCCAAAAAACAGAGCGATGTGACCAGACAGGGTACCCAGAAACTCAAATTTGTTCCAACCCTTCCTCAGCGTCGGAAGAAGGAGTGAGTATCCTACACACTAGTTTTTTGTCGTGCGATCTGATCTTTTTCTACAGAGAGGTGAAAGCGGTTTGTGCTGTGCTCCTTCACGTTTTGGACGTTTGACCAATTTTGTCTATTTGTAGGAACCTACGCCAGCCGTGATACCCCCCGCGTCAACAGAACGCGGCCGTGGTCGTGGGCGAGGTCGTGGAGATGCCAGAGGCCGTGGTAGGGGAAGAGGCAACGCGCCTCCTGTTCTTGAAATGACTGCGAGTGGACCGTTCGCCATGGGACCTGCTATGGCTGGAAGTTCGTCGCGCAGGTCAACACCCCGTTCCAATTTCGTGCCCAATGTGTCGACAGACACCGCTAACCTTGGGAGTAATCTATCTCAGAACGCTCCTCCTTCGTTACGCAGAGATATTGGCCTGGCTGCAAAAAACGGACCAGTGAAGAccgaagaggaggagtatTCTGATCCTGATGAAGGCGTGGAAATCGTGGATATGGAAAACGTTCGCCAGATGGATTGGATGGCACCTGAAAGCATACGGAAGGAAAGACCAACGAAGAAAGTCAAGAAAGAGGAGGCAATGGATGACCCTGGTATGTAAAATACGGATATTATCTCCCGTTGACATCTGACGTATTATCAGCGGCTGAAGCAGTAGATGCTGCTAATGCCCTCAATCTTgaagaaagcgaagaagaagaagagctgGAGGATATCATAGAAGACTTTGCTACGCAGACTAATATTGACTCGGTAAAAATTTTATATATTCTCGAAATTTGGCGTCCTAACGGTGAAATAAAAGGATGAATCAATGAGGGAGGAGCGCCTCTATTTCTTCCAGTTCCCATCCCCTTTCCCCGATTTCTCTTCGAAGAAAGAGGCCGCAATGGAAGTTGATCCGTCACCACCTGTTTCTGATGCTGCAGGGAAAAAGGTGTCGTTTGCGGCCGACGTCAAACCAGATATAACGCCAGGCTCTTCAAGAACTGCGTCAGTTGTTCCTTCTGAAGTCGAATCTGTGAAGGCTCCTCCACTGGATGGTGTTATTGGACAACTCGAAATATACAAGAGCGGCGCTGTCAAGATTCGATTGGCTAATGGAATTCTCCTCGATGCACGTTTGTTCCGGTTAGCTTTTGTTGAGCAGGTTCTAATAATGTCTTTTTTGTAGGTCAATGCTGCCACCCAGCCTTCCTTTTTACAGCAGGCTGTGTATCTCAACAAAGCAGAAAAACAAATGACTGTCCTCGGAGAAGTCAACAAACAATTCGTCGTATCACCCAATGTTGACGCGTTGTTGGCGGCTGTTGAGAAGGAAGAGCAGGCCGCAAGTGTGATTGAAGGCGAGGAAAAATTGTTGAGAATGGAATAGTGTACTTGTCTTGTGAATTAGAGTCCCGGTAATAGATAAAATATTGTGCAAATGATCCTTGTGGAATTGGATTGCCAATGGGTTAGGAGCACTCATATTTGTGATTAACAGCAGAGCAGGACATCGACCAGACAACTGTAACATACACGGAGAGTTTAAAGAATAAAGTTGTATTCGTACAAACATAGGACATGATGGATGGGATGACATAAATCTCTTCACAAACAGCACCACCACGAGAACACCCAATATCGCCCACAAACAGATACGTTCTATGAGTGAAGGTAGATTAGTTTGAGTTTCAAAGATataaagcaagaaaaaaaggaaaagaatcAGAATAGCGGATAGGACCACCAAAGCAGCCCTTCCGAAGGTAGCTGAGTTAAATTTCTGCAGTGTAGGGTGCGCTCCTACGTAAAGCCAAATGCCTCAAACATCATATATGTGGTAGAGATAAAGCAAAGGGGAAAAAAGAACGGAGATGCTCACCAAGAGGACAAGGAGGTAGCAGACCAAAAGGCATGTTGTGGATTGAAAAA from Psilocybe cubensis strain MGC-MH-2018 chromosome 7, whole genome shotgun sequence encodes:
- a CDS encoding Hypoxanthine-guanine phosphoribosyltransferase gives rise to the protein MADQIKYWHVTYNDIHNLIRKVTPQIAKEFNPDLLIAIGGGGFFPARVMRTFLREQTANKTLQIQAIGLSLYEPVEGATAEQLGNEVIRTQWLGADAGKMLIGKNNLIVDEVDDTRKTLHYALSELQKDVEAELLNYPESEREALRSKTKFAIFVVHNKLKPKLAELPADTPYFAGHNVEDLWLNYPWEAIAIEEHDARAAADKSSL